TAAACCGAGGCGTGGGCGAAGCGGTTTTGCTCGTGGATCGGCAGCGCATCCATGTCGGCTCTGAGGCCGATCGCTTTCGGCGACGTGCCGGATTTGACCACACCGACCACACCGGTTTTGCCCAAGCCTCGATGCAGCGGTATCCCCCATTCCGCCAGTTTTTCGGCAACGAAATCGGCGGTAGCGACTTCCTCGTAGCACAGCTCGGGATGAGCGTGGATACGCCGGCGCCAGGCGCTGATTTCTTCAGCGTAGCCGACGATTTCGGGAATAATCCCCAGATTGGGGCTGATTTCGGCGTTTGCTGGCTCCGGCATACGGGTATCGGACATGGTAAAAGGCTGATGGCTGGCAAAGCCTTAGTCTAGCACCCAAGCGGGGCGAAGATGCTAGCAGAGGTGGTTAGCGGGCAAACCGGTCAGGCGGTATCCACTTTGCGCAATTTTTCCACTAGCGTGGTTCTACGCATGTTCAGCAATTTGGCGGCATGGGCGACCACGCCGTTGCATTCTTCCAAGGCCTGGCGTATCAGTTCGTTTTCCAGGTCGGTCAAATATTCCTTCAAATCGATGCCTTGCTCCGGCAACTGCACGGCGGGCGCACCGGCTATCGGTTTGGTCAAGGCCTCGCGCGCCGCCGGCCTAATCACGTGAATCTCGGGCTCGGGAAGCTGCAATTGCACGGTATCGGGTACTTCGTATGCCTGGAATTTTTCCGGCAAATCGGCGGCATCGACCGGCGAATCGGGGCTGACGATAGCTAGACGTTCGATCAAATTGGACAGCTCGCGCACGTTACCGGGCCAACTGTGCTGCATCAGTACCGCAACCGCCCGCGGCGTTAAGGTGACGCTGCCGCGGTTGGCGGCTTCCATTCTGGCAATCAAATCGTTGATCAAATACGGGATGTCTTCCGCCCGCTCGCGCAATGCCGGCACTTCGATCGGAAACACGTTCAAGCGGTAGAACAAATCCTCGCGAAAGCGTTTTTCGGCTATTTCCTGCTCCAGATGGCGGTGGGTCGCGGCGATAATGCGCACGTCGCAGTGTATGGTTTTATTGCTGCCTACCCGCTCGAAAGTGCGTTCCTGCAACACGCGGAGCAGTTTGACCTGCATCGGCATCGGCATATCGCCGATCTCGTCCAGAAATAACGTGCCGCCTTCGGCCATTTCGAACCGGCCCTGACGGGAAGTTAAGGCACCGGTAAATGCGCCTTTTTCGTGGCCGAACAATTCGCTTTCCAACAATTCGCCCGGAATCGCACCGCAATTGACTGGCACGAACGGCCGATCCCGGCGCGGCGACGCCCGATGCAAGGCTTGAGCGACGACCTCTTTACCGGTACCGGATTCGCCCAAAATCAGCACCGTCGCATCGGATTTGGCCACCTGGTCGATCAATTCCCGGGTTTTTTGTACCGCCTTGCTGACGCCGGCCAGCCCTTTGTTGGCTTGCGGCTTTTTCGAAGACGGTTCGGGTTTGGGCAGCTCGTCCAGTATGTCGATCAATACCGGATAAACGGTCGGCCATTCCAGCACTTTACTGACCAATTGCTGGATGCTGCTGAGCAACTGCTGGCTGCTACCGGCTTCCGTCAACAGAATCAACGGCGTTTCGCCGACGGCGTCGGCAATCGCTTTGATCAGACTGGCCTGGCGTTCGCCGCTGCCGACGAACACGGCAGCGAAATCGTCGCGTTGGTTCAATGCCGCTTCATATTGGTTGCCGCTTACCGCTACCACCCGATATTCCAGAAACCGGAGCACCGTTTCGACCTGTTGTGCGCGGTTAGGGTTATCGTCGACCAGCAAAATTTCCGGCAAAGCCATGCTTATATTCTCTGCAACTACTTAATGTATACGAAGGAAGGGGACAACCGAATTTTAAGTTAAGCATCGATCCCGAGGCTTGTCAAAACCGCAAGATTTCAGCCGATTGCACCGTCTAGTTGATGTAGTTTAGTTCAATCCCGGACAAATGCAGCCAGCAAGCGCGCGGTTTTCGGCTTGACAAATTTTACCCAGCATAGAAACTAAGGTCTTGTTGCACAATCCTGAGTACGTTTGTTTTGAACGACATCTCCCTAAGTATACTGTTCGGTATGCTGGCGGTATTATTGGTAATATCCGCATTTTTCTCGGGCTCGGAAACCGCTTTGATGACGCTGAACCGTTACCGGTTACAGCATCTCGTCAAAAAAAAACACAAAGGCGCCGTTAAAACCCATCGACTTCTGAAAAGGCCCGAGCGCCTGCTCGGCTTGATTCTGATCGGCAACAATTTCGTCAACATCCTCGCCGC
Above is a window of Methylomonas koyamae DNA encoding:
- a CDS encoding sigma-54 dependent transcriptional regulator, whose product is MALPEILLVDDNPNRAQQVETVLRFLEYRVVAVSGNQYEAALNQRDDFAAVFVGSGERQASLIKAIADAVGETPLILLTEAGSSQQLLSSIQQLVSKVLEWPTVYPVLIDILDELPKPEPSSKKPQANKGLAGVSKAVQKTRELIDQVAKSDATVLILGESGTGKEVVAQALHRASPRRDRPFVPVNCGAIPGELLESELFGHEKGAFTGALTSRQGRFEMAEGGTLFLDEIGDMPMPMQVKLLRVLQERTFERVGSNKTIHCDVRIIAATHRHLEQEIAEKRFREDLFYRLNVFPIEVPALRERAEDIPYLINDLIARMEAANRGSVTLTPRAVAVLMQHSWPGNVRELSNLIERLAIVSPDSPVDAADLPEKFQAYEVPDTVQLQLPEPEIHVIRPAAREALTKPIAGAPAVQLPEQGIDLKEYLTDLENELIRQALEECNGVVAHAAKLLNMRRTTLVEKLRKVDTA